TGCCTACCTAGTCGCTAGACTCACCACCCTTCTCCTTTCCCCTTTTTAGCCTTGTTCAAAGGCCGGCCTTTTGCGGCACCCCAAATAAGTCCTCGCCTCCTTTCATTAAAGAGTTCGTTCCAGGGGGCCTTTGCCGGTCAAAATCTGGAGCCTCTTTGCCTTGGTGGTCACCGTCATAAAATCGATTTAAAAAAATTCCCCAACCTCCAGATCACATGCATTCCCTTCTTTCGTCCTGCTTTACCTGTATACTCAGACAGATAGATAGATAAAAACCACGGGCCACTCACTACTTGTGCCTTCCTCTTCTTTTGCTTTGGATCAGCTACTACCAACCAACATCTAAAAAAAAAGCTACTACCAACCATCCATTTTTTTCCTCGGTCCAGTAGCGTGATGCTAGTTGTGGTGCATCCATTGCCACTCCTGACACCGAAGAACTGCTCAACCCAGAGACAGAGAAAAGCAGAGGTCCAGACCTAAACTACGTGAGGCACTTCCATACGTCCGTCACCCTGGCCGTGGCTGTAGTGGTGCTGTAGAGTGGAGGCGTCACCACGTACCATACGGCGAAAAGCGAGCGAGGAAGCATGACGGAGCACGAAGCCGTTTGTGTGCTGCTCCGGCTAAACTAAACCAACCGCCCTTTCTTTTCTCTCCACTATCACGCATGGTCCCTCCCAGCTTGAGCTTACTCTCCATCGGTCACCCTCCCTCCCTTCCACCCACGCTCCCACGCACATCACAGGAGACTCTATCAGGCGTGTCAAAAACAAATGAAACCAAAGGCGCATGCCGTGACGCTTTCGCCCGATCGGCTGACAGCAATGCGGTACCCGCCGACGCACATCCGCGCGCGCGAGAGCAGCATTCCGTCAACCGGCGGCCAGCAGCGAATAACTAATCATCCGGTGGGACGGGCCGATTAGGACGTAGGCGAGTGAGGCTTAGCGCTACGGCATGGTGGTGCTGCTCGCAGGGCCGCCCGGCGCCTCCGAGTCCCTACATGTCCTAGTCAAGCCCACGGCCGATATCTCCTCTCTTATCGCCAGCATTCAGATGTATATCCCCAGCGGCCAAGAGCCTAACACCGCTGTCGCCATGCTGCTAAACGGATGATCTCCCTGGCAATGGCTCTCAAGAAAATATCCCCCTGTCAATGGCTCTCAAGAaaatatccggagcccatcatcaatCAAAATGGGCGGTGCGTTGACGTCGCCGGGGATGGATTAGGAGAATGAAACGTATGGGGTGTATTTTTTCCGTGCTCTCCGTCAATCAACCGGCTATTTCGTGCAATCTATCAAAGAAATTAATTGACACCCATGACGTTACTATCAAAAAGTAACACTAAGAGTATATGCATATCGCACGATGCCTTCTGCAATTGGGGAAGGATCCGCAAGCCTCTCATGCTGCCGCTCCTCTTGGGCGCTAGAGGACAGGACGCGACAGGAGGCGTAAATATACAGGGGTGGTTAGTACCCATACCCAAACTAGGCACCGCATGTGGGCGTAAAGGAAGAGAAAGATTTATGACGCTGCCCCCATTGCACATGCTCCACGCCAAGAGAGAGACACATGCTTTATTAACGCCTGGGAGTAGTTCGATTTAGAAACAAACACAAGCTAGCAACGCCCGATCGATATGGTAAGTGCGGCCCCGACACGAGGCAAGTAAAATTCTTTTTGCACAGACACGCCCCCCGCCCCTGCATCTACATCAACATGCCCGATCCGTCGAATCCAACTATTCTATGCGCGTCTCCAATTCTGTTCCCTGACACGCTGATTTACTTTACTATTGACGCTCTGGAAAAGTAACGTGCTCAGCTCCTCTGACGGTACTGTAATGTAATTCAGCAGTACAGCTGACCCAAGATCTGGCGTAACAGCGGGAGATTAGTACACTGGCCGGTACATGGGTGTTTATGGGGCTATAAATGAATGGGCACATTACAGTACAATAACTCGGCGTCGGCCGGATTAATTGGAACCAACTACAACCGGGTCGCCAAGCCGAACGTGGAGGTGGGTACTGCGCCTCCCTTCGTGGAGCCCTCATCGCATTTCCTGCCCTGCCCTGCCCCACAAATAAATAATCGACGTACAAATCTCACCTAATATTTTACAAATCCATTAACTAATTCCTCTGCTCTGCTATGCTTTGGTTCAAAATTCGAATGCAGTGGCTGTGAACTCCTGTCACCGCACCATCCCAATTAAGTTAACCCACTTGTGCAAGTAACTCTACTCTACTCGCAGTGCATTAGTAATAATTAATCCAAAGTGCAGTAGTGGTGCGCATTGACAATGCTGCACGAGCATTGCGTGCCCGGCCCCCGTCTATCTGCAGGGAAACGGAACGGGCGGGGGTAATAAATGGAGCACCGGCAGTACGGCCAGTTACTTGCGATATTACCGGTCCGCGCACGAAAACGGCACGCCAGcatcgacggcgacggcgacgggagcACCGATCCGTCCGTCCGCCCGCCCGCCGAGCGCGTCAGGGTCTCGCACCCCTCATCCGTTCCGTGCGCTTTTTCCAGGCGACGCTTTCGCAAAAGCCGGCTTTTGCCTGCCCGTTTCCCGTAAAATAATCAACCCCCGCCATGATCGATCTCGCTGCTCATCATCGCCGCCAGATTCCCCCGCCCGTcgtgctccctccctccctcgctcatcccctcaCCCGTCTCCTTTGGCATCCAACGAAAAAGCGCGCTCGCGCACATGCCGCTTACCGTTGCCGCCGGAGTGTCGGGCAGAGCAGGTGGCCGGAGATGTGTCAGATGCGTCCTACGCGCGCGCGCGTGCGGCATGTCGTCGCCACGCACCGATCGGACGGTCGTTGTCGCTGACGGCATGGCGCCGTGGCGCGTCGGATGCGTCATTTGCAATCTATCTATCGCTCCACCGATGCTCGGGCTCCCCTCTACCCGCCCTAACCAACTGTTTGCGTACTACTAGGCCTGGTTTAAAAACCAGGGGAGAGGTGAAAAGCGACTCACACATGGACATGGTCGGGGGTAATTAGTACCCCTGACCGCGGCTAAGGGGGGAATGAATGGTTCATCCGACCAGAATTGGCACGGATCTCGACCGGGCCGCACGAATTCTCACGCGCCTTTTTGCTCCTCGCTAATCCCGTTCCCCTCCGTAAGCAACAAGCcgccgccgctgacgctggcgaggAGTTCGGCTCCACGGCGCCGGACGATCCCACCGAAATTCTTTCTAACGGAAAAACCCACCGAAATCGCCACGCCCACGCGAATTGGCGGAGCACATTCGTAACTAACTAACAAATCGACGTCGCAGCGCGCGCAATGGGCGCGGCAGAATGCTGCTGCTACTACGTAACCAGCGGTGGCAATTGAACTCGCGACGGCGATGTGATTGGGGAATTGGAATCTAGCAGCAGCGGGGGGTTGAATCGGGAGCGTACCGTTGGGCATCAGCTTGGGGTCGACGACGAGCTCGCCGTGGATGCGGAGGCCGACGATCATCTCCGAGAAGCAGTGCACGCGGCGGTCGTACCGGAAGTCGATGATCTTGTAGTTGGTCAGCCGCTCCAGGATGGCGCCGTACCGGCCCAGCCACCAGTAGTGGTACTCCAGCACCACGAACACCACCTCGCCGCCGAACCGCTCCGCCGTCACGAACAGCGGGATCAGCCCGTCGCTGAACTCGTGGTACACGTTCCCCGTGTACCCGCCCGTCGAGAACACCACCGCCGGCACGCCCGGCGGGTGCCGCACGTCGCACCGCCGCCGCAGGCTGTCCCTCGGGTCCTCGCCGGCAGTGCCGTTGCCGGCGTCCGCGGGAACGGGCACGATGGTCACCTCGTCGATGGACCGCATGATGCTCTCCTCGAACTTGCGCGTGTACGGCCGCACCTTCTCCGGCGCGGCGCCGCGGGGCGCGTTGTAGAGGAGCACCGACGAGGTGGACGGGTCCGTGCGCGCGTCGCCGCGGAGGTAGCACACGTCGCTGCGGTAGTGGCTCCGGTCACAGCACAGCACGCCCTCCTTCGCCggcccgccgcccgcctcgcctgcGCACGCACCAATTCGCCCGCCATTAGCATCCCGCACGCAAATCAGCTAGCTAAGCTAGGCGAGAAAGCAAGCGGCTAACAGAATAGTAATAGCTTGAGCAAGGAGCTCACCGCTGATGAAGGCGGAGCACGGGAGGGACGCCGGAGAGCGGGTCTCCTGGCGGGCCTCGAGGCCGTTCTGGTTCGACGGCAGGTGGGTCTTGAACGCCTCCACATCCTCCCGCCGGTCCACGCGCTCTGGGAGCAGAGAACACACGTCACCATTACGGCCGAAAGGGGGGCGCATTTAACCCAGGAGGCGTGGCGGCGCGCTGCGAGCAAAGCAGAGAGAAATCGCATTCGGGCGGCGGGGGGCGCACCTGAATCGGCGGTGTTGACGACGAGGGAGGAGCTGGGGATGCGGAGCACGGTGAAGAGGCTGTAGACGGTGAGCACGAGCAGCGGCACGGCGCGGCAGGCGTAGCGGCCCCTGCCGCCGCCGGCGCCCCAGGGCTTcctgtgcggcggcgacggcggcggggaccTCCGGATCCACGACAGGCTGCCGGAGAGGGACGGCTTGGGCTTGTGATGGTGGTGCTGCTGCGGCTGCTGCATCCTCCCTCCCTCCGCGCCAGCAACCAAGCAAGCAAAGCGAAGCTCAGctccccgctcctcctcctcctcctcctgcccgCGCTCTCACCGCCGCATGCTCCGCTCCGGCGCTCCCCGCGCTCCGCCCGCCGCCCCTCTTGGCGCCACCCGCGCGCGCCCCGCAAGCCGAGCCGAACGCCCGACAGCACGGGGCCAATTGGGGAGAACAGGAGGACACCGAGGGGGGCTTTGCCGGAGAGGAAGGGTGGGCTGGCTGGCCGAGAGTAATAGCTGGTCACGATCAGAGGGCAagggccaagggggggagggggaggaggtggggaGGGGGTAATGAAGATTGAAGAGAGGGAATAGGAATACAGAGCAGAGCACTTTGGAATCACATGGAGGACAAGAGGAAACACAGCCCAACACCAACAGGGTGGTTTGATGGCGC
The sequence above is a segment of the Triticum dicoccoides isolate Atlit2015 ecotype Zavitan chromosome 1A, WEW_v2.0, whole genome shotgun sequence genome. Coding sequences within it:
- the LOC119277996 gene encoding beta-1,2-xylosyltransferase XYXT1-like, coding for MQQPQQHHHHKPKPSLSGSLSWIRRSPPPSPPHRKPWGAGGGRGRYACRAVPLLVLTVYSLFTVLRIPSSSLVVNTADSERVDRREDVEAFKTHLPSNQNGLEARQETRSPASLPCSAFISGEAGGGPAKEGVLCCDRSHYRSDVCYLRGDARTDPSTSSVLLYNAPRGAAPEKVRPYTRKFEESIMRSIDEVTIVPVPADAGNGTAGEDPRDSLRRRCDVRHPPGVPAVVFSTGGYTGNVYHEFSDGLIPLFVTAERFGGEVVFVVLEYHYWWLGRYGAILERLTNYKIIDFRYDRRVHCFSEMIVGLRIHGELVVDPKLMPNGKSIKDFQALLHQGYSGKPSAPLPLPLATPARPCVDHAKAAKPKMLIFIRKQNRVILNLPHVVTACRRAGFAPHVMNLRRQTPLPVIHAALASADAMVAVHGAAVTHFLFMRPGTVLLQIVPVGLDWAAESFYGKPAQQLGLEYLEYRVAPEESSLAAEYGLNSTVVQDPSVISSQGWWEMKKVYMDRQNVTVSIKRFGELLRAAKLHLKKNATACGGKAAGASHAAVR